A stretch of Streptomyces vietnamensis DNA encodes these proteins:
- a CDS encoding carbonic anhydrase codes for MPRTSPSVALDAMLAGNARFVAGTPDHPNQDAARRAQLAPGQEPFAVILGCSDSRLAAEIIFDQGLGDLFVVRTAGHVLGAEVLGSVEYATSVLGCRLVVVLGHDSCGAVAAARTAVEDGLPAAGFVRDVVERVTPSILAARAAGLTEDCDIIDEHIRHTAQLLMDRSRVLSEQVRTGEVAVVGLAYQLAEGSARLVTSHGVENTECTTS; via the coding sequence ATGCCTCGAACCTCTCCCTCGGTCGCTCTCGACGCCATGCTCGCCGGCAACGCGCGTTTCGTCGCCGGAACCCCCGACCACCCCAATCAGGACGCCGCACGTCGTGCGCAGCTCGCCCCCGGACAGGAGCCGTTCGCGGTCATCCTCGGCTGCTCCGACTCGCGCCTCGCGGCCGAGATCATCTTCGACCAGGGGCTCGGCGACCTGTTCGTCGTACGGACCGCGGGCCATGTCCTCGGGGCCGAGGTGCTGGGCAGCGTCGAGTACGCCACGAGCGTGCTCGGCTGCCGGCTCGTCGTCGTCCTGGGGCACGACTCGTGCGGCGCCGTCGCCGCGGCCCGGACCGCGGTGGAGGACGGACTGCCGGCGGCCGGATTCGTACGGGACGTGGTGGAGCGGGTGACGCCGAGCATCCTGGCGGCCCGCGCCGCCGGTCTGACGGAGGACTGCGACATCATCGACGAACACATAAGGCACACGGCGCAGTTGCTCATGGACCGTTCCCGCGTCCTGTCCGAGCAGGTGCGGACGGGCGAAGTGGCCGTCGTGGGCCTGGCCTACCAGCTCGCCGAGGGCAGCGCCCGGCTTGTCACCTCCCACGGCGTCGAGAACACGGAGTGCACGACCTCATGA
- a CDS encoding NADP-dependent oxidoreductase: protein MRAVVVEQWGGPEKLVEREVERPEPGLNEVLVRVHAAGVNPVDWKTRASGALIAWGPLPVLGWDVSGTVEAVGPGVGNLRPGDEVFGMPLFPRQAGGYAEYVVAPARHLAPKPKSLTHVEAAALPLAALTAWQALVDAADVRPGERVLVHAAAGGVGHFAVQIAKARGAYVIGTASAAKHELLRELGADEVIDYREAPFEDVVSDVDVVLDGLGGETAERSLKVLRAGGRLITLPGPDDVPAAPEGVRAAWVLVEPDHLGLREIAALVESGALRPVVDAVLPLSEAAKAHELGERGRTTGKIVLSVV, encoded by the coding sequence ATGCGTGCGGTGGTCGTGGAGCAGTGGGGCGGTCCCGAGAAGCTCGTCGAGCGCGAGGTGGAGCGCCCGGAGCCGGGCCTGAACGAGGTCCTCGTGCGGGTTCACGCCGCCGGCGTGAACCCGGTGGACTGGAAGACCCGCGCGAGCGGCGCCCTCATCGCATGGGGCCCGCTGCCGGTCCTCGGCTGGGACGTCTCCGGCACGGTCGAGGCCGTGGGGCCGGGCGTCGGGAACCTCCGCCCGGGCGACGAGGTCTTCGGGATGCCGCTGTTCCCCCGGCAGGCGGGCGGATACGCGGAGTACGTCGTGGCGCCGGCCCGCCACCTCGCGCCGAAGCCGAAGTCCCTCACCCACGTGGAGGCCGCGGCCCTGCCGCTCGCCGCGCTGACCGCCTGGCAGGCCCTGGTCGACGCGGCGGACGTACGGCCCGGCGAGCGGGTGCTCGTGCACGCCGCGGCCGGCGGCGTGGGCCACTTCGCCGTCCAGATCGCCAAGGCCCGCGGCGCGTACGTCATCGGCACGGCCAGTGCCGCCAAGCACGAGCTGCTCCGGGAGCTCGGCGCGGACGAGGTGATCGACTACCGCGAGGCCCCGTTCGAGGACGTCGTCTCCGACGTCGACGTCGTCCTCGACGGCCTCGGCGGCGAGACGGCCGAGCGTTCCCTGAAGGTGCTGCGGGCCGGGGGCCGGCTCATCACCCTTCCCGGCCCGGACGACGTGCCCGCCGCGCCCGAGGGCGTGCGGGCCGCATGGGTCCTGGTCGAGCCCGACCACCTGGGCCTGCGCGAGATCGCCGCCCTGGTGGAGAGCGGCGCGCTGCGCCCGGTCGTCGACGCCGTCCTGCCCCTGTCCGAGGCCGCGAAGGCCCACGAGCTCGGCGAGCGGGGCCGTACGACCGGAAAGATCGTCCTGTCGGTCGTCTGA
- a CDS encoding GlxA family transcriptional regulator, whose protein sequence is MTEMAQNEPVHRVAVLALPGVPPFELGIPSRVFGSVQDAEGRPLYEVTVCTADGAPVLSDAGFVVQPAAGPEALAAADTVVVPPTHAMPELGRGGPLPPEVAGAIAGIRPGTRLVSICSGSYVLAAAGLLDGRPATTHWNLAPEFRQAYPEVKLDEEVLFVDDGDVLTSAGVAAGVDLCLHMIRRDHGAAAANRAARMCVVPPWRDGGQAQFIDRPVPEPTLASTTATRAWALEHLGEPLTLGRLAEHARMSLRSFTRRFRDEVGMTPVQWLTAQRLELAKQLLETTDLPIDLVAHRAGIGSGNSLRAHMRTAFGVSPAAYRRAFGASDPVGAAQ, encoded by the coding sequence ATGACCGAGATGGCCCAGAACGAGCCGGTGCACCGCGTCGCGGTGCTCGCCCTGCCGGGAGTGCCGCCCTTCGAGCTCGGCATCCCCTCCCGCGTCTTCGGCAGCGTCCAGGACGCCGAGGGTCGCCCCCTGTACGAGGTCACCGTCTGCACCGCCGACGGCGCGCCCGTCCTGAGCGACGCGGGTTTCGTCGTCCAGCCGGCGGCGGGCCCCGAGGCGCTCGCCGCCGCCGACACCGTCGTCGTCCCGCCGACGCACGCCATGCCGGAGCTGGGGCGGGGCGGCCCGCTGCCGCCCGAGGTCGCCGGGGCCATCGCCGGGATCCGGCCCGGCACCCGACTGGTCTCCATATGCTCCGGGTCGTACGTGCTCGCCGCCGCAGGTCTGCTCGACGGCCGGCCGGCCACCACCCACTGGAACCTGGCCCCGGAGTTCCGGCAGGCGTATCCCGAGGTCAAGCTCGACGAGGAGGTGCTCTTCGTCGACGACGGCGACGTCCTCACCTCGGCCGGGGTGGCCGCCGGGGTCGACCTGTGCCTGCACATGATCCGCCGCGACCACGGTGCCGCGGCCGCCAACCGGGCGGCCCGCATGTGCGTCGTACCGCCGTGGCGGGACGGCGGGCAGGCCCAGTTCATCGACCGGCCCGTGCCCGAGCCGACCCTCGCCAGTACGACCGCGACGCGCGCCTGGGCCCTGGAGCACCTCGGGGAGCCGCTCACCCTCGGCCGGCTCGCCGAGCACGCCCGGATGAGCCTGCGGTCGTTCACCCGGCGGTTCCGGGACGAGGTCGGGATGACGCCCGTGCAGTGGCTCACGGCGCAGCGCCTGGAACTGGCCAAGCAGCTCCTGGAGACCACCGACCTCCCCATCGACCTCGTGGCGCACCGGGCGGGCATCGGCTCCGGCAACTCCCTGCGCGCGCACATGCGCACGGCCTTCGGCGTCTCGCCCGCCGCCTACCGGCGCGCGTTCGGCGCCTCCGACCCCGTCGGCGCGGCGCAGTGA
- a CDS encoding antibiotic biosynthesis monooxygenase — protein sequence MTAVSLEHATVPADTGEVTLLIARRVEPGHEAAFERWARGILDTAATFPGHLGYGLFRSSGGDAPWFLVHRFRDAEACRTWQESPERAAWFADCEGHHHTEIARRKLTGMETWFAKPGSTRPAPPRWKMAISATLAIYPISVLGSLFLVPHLTALPLLLSSAVVACVFNVLMTYVAMPAVSRLLRGWLTP from the coding sequence GTGACCGCGGTCAGCCTTGAGCACGCCACCGTCCCCGCCGACACCGGCGAGGTGACCCTCCTGATAGCCCGCCGGGTGGAGCCCGGCCACGAAGCCGCCTTCGAGCGGTGGGCGCGGGGCATCCTCGACACGGCGGCCACCTTCCCCGGCCACCTGGGGTACGGCCTCTTCCGCTCCTCCGGCGGCGACGCGCCCTGGTTCCTCGTGCACCGGTTCCGGGACGCGGAGGCCTGCCGGACCTGGCAGGAGTCTCCCGAACGGGCGGCCTGGTTCGCCGACTGCGAGGGACACCACCACACCGAGATCGCGCGGCGCAAACTCACCGGCATGGAGACCTGGTTCGCCAAGCCGGGCTCGACGCGCCCCGCACCGCCCCGGTGGAAGATGGCGATCAGCGCGACCCTGGCGATCTACCCGATCTCCGTGCTCGGCAGCCTGTTCCTCGTGCCCCACCTGACCGCGCTCCCCCTGCTGCTCAGCAGCGCGGTCGTGGCCTGCGTCTTCAACGTCCTGATGACGTACGTGGCGATGCCGGCCGTGAGCCGTCTCCTGCGCGGCTGGCTCACCCCGTAG
- a CDS encoding EF-hand domain-containing protein, producing MSDKARILFDALDLDQDGTLTRTEVIRALREKGPTLAAQGVIPFWGVGDVDDSAALFDEADQNGDRVLSFEEFAAVVDRRFGW from the coding sequence ATGAGCGACAAGGCCCGCATCCTCTTCGATGCGCTCGACCTCGACCAGGACGGCACGCTGACCCGTACCGAGGTCATCCGCGCGCTGCGGGAGAAGGGACCCACCCTGGCGGCGCAGGGCGTGATCCCCTTCTGGGGAGTCGGGGACGTCGACGACTCGGCGGCCCTCTTCGACGAGGCCGACCAGAACGGCGACCGCGTCCTGAGCTTCGAGGAGTTCGCCGCGGTGGTCGACCGCCGCTTCGGCTGGTGA
- a CDS encoding TetR/AcrR family transcriptional regulator has product MTTRDDTTLKGRPKDPRVDAALIDAAVEVLNESGWAAFTTTAVARRAGASTASLYRRWPSKQALAGAVARRIALDELGGIDTGSLEGDLREFLVRKQRILGASTGPALLSLMGQAAHDAELRQILHDDVYLMVREQLDALIAQAVRRGEPIRGMGPEQIGVLTLVLIGTVAARSVFLAQPAASTPEESPATDTATDFVEAELQLLLAALGRAAGAAERGTEG; this is encoded by the coding sequence ATGACGACCAGGGACGACACCACGTTGAAAGGGCGACCGAAGGACCCGCGGGTGGACGCGGCTCTGATCGACGCGGCGGTCGAGGTGCTGAACGAGTCGGGATGGGCCGCCTTCACCACCACGGCCGTGGCCCGGCGCGCCGGCGCCTCCACCGCCTCCCTCTACCGCCGCTGGCCCTCGAAGCAGGCGCTCGCCGGCGCCGTGGCCCGTCGCATCGCCCTGGACGAACTCGGCGGCATCGACACCGGCTCCCTCGAAGGCGACCTCCGGGAGTTCCTCGTCCGCAAGCAGCGGATCCTGGGCGCCTCCACCGGCCCCGCGCTGCTGTCGCTGATGGGCCAGGCCGCGCACGACGCCGAGCTGCGCCAGATCCTCCACGACGACGTGTACCTGATGGTCCGCGAGCAGCTGGACGCCCTCATCGCCCAGGCCGTTCGCCGCGGCGAGCCGATCCGGGGCATGGGGCCCGAACAGATCGGCGTCCTGACCCTGGTCCTGATCGGCACCGTCGCGGCCCGGTCGGTCTTCCTCGCCCAGCCGGCCGCGTCCACCCCCGAGGAGTCCCCCGCCACCGACACCGCCACCGACTTCGTCGAGGCCGAACTCCAACTGCTCCTCGCCGCACTCGGCCGTGCGGCGGGTGCGGCCGAGCGCGGCACCGAGGGCTGA
- a CDS encoding aldehyde dehydrogenase family protein: protein MPTTTPGRVLPTATRIPEAVAGARRLFASGATRPLPARIRSLHALRAMVTENEAAFEAALWSDLHKGRAEAQSTEIGVVLAELQHTLRRLRGWARPKRGPVPVALWPARARLVSEPLGVVLVISAWNYPVQVLLAPLVGVLAAGNTAVLKPSELAPATSELMARLVPRYFPDGVVRVVEGGVPETTELLAQKFDHIVFTGSGTVGRIVMRAAAEHLTPVTLELGGKSPVWFDDDAHLHQAARRLAWAKFTNAGQTCVAPDYVMTTPDRVPALVAALGAAIEDMWGADPRAGRDYGRIVNERQFDRLVGLLDGADVVVGGEHDRAERYFAPTVVTLPVGTGGTGIGPDAAYPVLREEIFGPILPIVPVASAEEAVEVINGWDEPLALYVFSSSARTRRLFEQNTSSGAVVHDAGIVHVATTGLPFGGVGASGMGAYHGAYSWRTFSHLKPVLRKPLRPDTLRFVQPPFDELGLRLVKRLMRHG from the coding sequence ATGCCCACGACGACACCCGGCAGGGTCCTCCCGACCGCCACCCGGATTCCCGAGGCGGTCGCCGGCGCCCGGCGCCTCTTCGCCTCCGGAGCGACCCGCCCGCTTCCCGCCCGCATCCGCTCCCTGCACGCGCTGCGCGCGATGGTCACCGAGAACGAGGCCGCGTTCGAGGCCGCCCTGTGGAGCGATCTCCACAAGGGCCGGGCGGAGGCGCAGTCGACCGAGATCGGCGTGGTCCTCGCCGAGCTCCAGCACACCCTGCGGCGGCTGCGGGGGTGGGCGCGACCGAAACGCGGGCCCGTTCCCGTGGCGCTGTGGCCGGCGCGGGCCCGGCTGGTGTCCGAGCCGCTCGGCGTGGTGCTGGTGATCTCCGCGTGGAACTACCCGGTGCAGGTCCTGCTCGCCCCGCTGGTCGGCGTGCTCGCCGCCGGGAACACGGCGGTGCTCAAGCCGAGCGAGCTGGCACCGGCGACCTCGGAGCTGATGGCCCGGCTCGTGCCCCGCTACTTCCCGGACGGCGTGGTGCGCGTCGTCGAGGGAGGAGTGCCGGAGACCACCGAACTCCTCGCGCAGAAGTTCGACCACATCGTGTTCACCGGAAGCGGGACGGTGGGCCGCATCGTGATGCGTGCGGCGGCCGAGCACCTGACGCCGGTCACCCTCGAGCTGGGCGGGAAGTCACCGGTGTGGTTCGACGACGACGCCCATCTGCACCAGGCGGCCCGCCGCCTGGCGTGGGCGAAGTTCACCAACGCCGGGCAGACCTGCGTCGCCCCGGACTACGTGATGACCACGCCGGACCGGGTCCCGGCGCTCGTCGCCGCGCTCGGGGCGGCGATCGAGGACATGTGGGGCGCCGACCCGCGCGCGGGCCGGGACTACGGCCGCATCGTCAACGAGCGCCAGTTCGACCGCCTCGTCGGCCTCCTCGACGGGGCGGACGTGGTCGTCGGCGGCGAGCACGACCGGGCGGAACGCTATTTCGCGCCCACGGTAGTGACCCTTCCCGTCGGCACGGGCGGCACGGGAATCGGCCCGGACGCGGCGTACCCCGTGCTGCGCGAGGAGATCTTCGGCCCGATCCTCCCGATCGTCCCGGTCGCCTCCGCCGAGGAGGCCGTCGAGGTGATCAACGGCTGGGACGAGCCGCTCGCCCTGTACGTGTTCAGCTCCTCCGCCCGCACCCGCCGCCTGTTCGAGCAGAACACGTCCTCCGGTGCGGTGGTCCACGACGCGGGGATCGTGCACGTCGCGACGACCGGGCTGCCCTTCGGCGGCGTCGGGGCGAGCGGCATGGGCGCCTACCACGGTGCGTACTCCTGGCGCACCTTCTCCCACCTCAAGCCCGTCCTGAGGAAGCCACTGAGGCCCGACACCCTCCGCTTCGTACAGCCCCCGTTCGACGAGCTCGGACTCCGCCTCGTCAAACGCCTGATGCGTCACGGTTAG
- a CDS encoding phosphatase PAP2 family protein encodes MSEYSGPGAPAALPSALRASLGPIAALAAAAAAALGGLYAGHGGPGRVDRWIQPMAEGVRPPWWNVADALDFLGEPVGATMSVLAAVAACLLLRRPRAAVLVVAGSGATVATTTLLKPLMGRTIHGGYLSYPSGHTAFLSALALMVALLAAGRLGLGRAAGTALVLAASLVAGAAMGWAQVVTGAHYPTDTLGGWCTALVVAPATAWLVDRIADDGRWRRR; translated from the coding sequence GTGTCGGAATATTCAGGTCCTGGCGCGCCCGCAGCGCTGCCCTCGGCGCTGCGCGCGTCGCTCGGGCCGATCGCCGCCCTCGCCGCGGCGGCGGCCGCCGCACTCGGGGGCCTGTACGCCGGCCACGGCGGGCCCGGCAGGGTGGACAGGTGGATCCAGCCGATGGCGGAGGGCGTGCGGCCGCCGTGGTGGAACGTCGCCGACGCCCTGGACTTCCTGGGGGAGCCCGTCGGAGCGACGATGTCGGTCCTGGCCGCCGTGGCGGCCTGCCTGCTGCTGCGGCGTCCCCGCGCGGCGGTGCTCGTCGTCGCCGGCTCCGGCGCGACCGTGGCGACGACGACGCTGCTCAAGCCCCTGATGGGACGCACCATCCACGGCGGTTACCTGTCCTACCCGAGCGGGCACACCGCCTTCCTCAGCGCGCTCGCCCTCATGGTGGCCCTGCTCGCGGCCGGCCGGCTCGGCCTCGGCAGGGCGGCCGGCACGGCACTCGTGCTCGCCGCCTCGCTGGTCGCCGGCGCCGCCATGGGCTGGGCGCAGGTCGTCACGGGCGCGCACTACCCGACCGACACCCTCGGCGGCTGGTGCACCGCCCTCGTGGTGGCACCGGCGACCGCGTGGCTGGTCGACCGGATCGCCGACGACGGTCGGTGGCGGCGCCGCTGA
- a CDS encoding glutamate-1-semialdehyde 2,1-aminomutase, with product MDTEDTGELLLPRSRQANERLHALIPGGAHTYAKGDDQYPEHLAPVISHGSGAHVWDIDGNRYIEYGSGLRSVSLGHAHPRVLEAVRRELDRGSNFVRPSVLEVEAAERFLATVPTAEMVKFAKNGSDVTTAAVRLARAVTGRPRVAICGDHPFFSVDDWFIGTTPMSAGIPASTNELTVAFPYGDLVATEELLTRYRDEVACLILEPAGQTEPPPGYLAGLRELADRHGCVLVFDEMITGLRWSEAGAQGLYGVVPDLSTFGKALGNGFAVSALAGRRELMERGGLRHSGDRVFLLSTTHGAETHSLAAAMAVLTTYVEEGITARLHALGERLAAGVREAAAGMGVGDHIVVRGRASNLVFATLDGNGRPSQEYRTLFLRRLLAGGVLAPSFVVSSALDEADIDRTVEVVAQACAVYRKALDAGDPTPWLAGRPVKPVFRRLA from the coding sequence ATGGACACCGAAGACACCGGAGAGCTCCTCCTGCCCCGCTCGCGGCAGGCGAACGAGCGGCTGCACGCCCTGATCCCCGGGGGCGCGCACACCTACGCCAAGGGCGACGACCAGTACCCCGAGCACCTGGCCCCGGTCATCAGCCACGGCAGCGGTGCCCATGTGTGGGACATCGACGGCAACCGGTACATCGAGTACGGCTCCGGCCTGCGGTCGGTCAGTCTCGGCCACGCCCATCCGCGCGTCCTGGAGGCGGTGCGGCGGGAGCTCGACCGCGGCAGCAACTTCGTCCGGCCGTCCGTCCTGGAGGTCGAGGCGGCGGAGCGGTTCCTGGCCACGGTGCCGACCGCCGAGATGGTGAAGTTCGCGAAGAACGGCTCCGACGTCACCACCGCCGCGGTGCGCCTCGCCCGCGCCGTCACCGGGCGCCCGCGGGTGGCGATCTGCGGCGACCATCCGTTCTTCTCCGTCGACGACTGGTTCATCGGCACCACGCCGATGTCCGCCGGCATCCCGGCGTCGACCAACGAGCTCACCGTGGCGTTCCCCTACGGGGACCTGGTCGCCACGGAGGAGCTGCTCACCCGGTACCGGGACGAGGTCGCCTGTCTGATCCTCGAACCCGCGGGCCAGACCGAGCCCCCGCCCGGGTACCTCGCCGGCCTGCGCGAGCTGGCCGACCGACACGGCTGCGTCCTGGTCTTCGACGAGATGATCACCGGCCTGCGCTGGTCGGAGGCGGGTGCCCAGGGGCTGTACGGCGTCGTCCCCGACCTCTCCACGTTCGGCAAGGCGCTGGGCAACGGGTTCGCCGTCTCCGCGCTCGCCGGGCGCCGCGAGCTGATGGAGCGGGGCGGGCTGCGGCACTCCGGCGACCGGGTGTTCCTGCTGTCCACCACGCACGGTGCGGAGACGCACTCGCTCGCCGCCGCGATGGCCGTGCTCACCACCTACGTCGAGGAGGGCATCACCGCGCGGCTGCACGCCCTCGGCGAGCGGCTGGCCGCCGGTGTCCGCGAGGCGGCGGCCGGCATGGGCGTCGGTGACCACATCGTCGTACGGGGCCGGGCCAGCAACCTGGTCTTCGCCACCCTCGACGGGAACGGGCGGCCTTCGCAGGAGTACCGCACCCTGTTCCTGCGCCGGCTCCTCGCGGGCGGGGTGCTCGCCCCGTCGTTCGTGGTGAGCAGCGCGCTCGACGAGGCCGACATCGACCGCACCGTCGAGGTGGTGGCCCAGGCGTGTGCGGTGTACCGGAAGGCGCTGGACGCCGGGGACCCCACGCCGTGGCTGGCCGGGCGGCCGGTGAAGCCGGTGTTCCGCCGCCTGGCATGA
- the rfbC gene encoding dTDP-4-dehydrorhamnose 3,5-epimerase, whose translation MKATEVPEITGAFLFEPTPYADERGFFCRTFDVDVVRSVGLDPYAFVQDSVSRSVRGVLRGMHLRSGAGEAKLVRCSYGRIFDVVVDLRPDSPTYRNVATFDLSGETQTTLYVPAGCAHGFQALTETADTSYRIDRPHDPAEDVTIAFDDPELAIPWPLPVTSMSRRDREAPSLAEALKQAEK comes from the coding sequence ATGAAAGCGACCGAAGTCCCGGAGATCACCGGCGCGTTCCTCTTCGAACCGACGCCGTACGCCGACGAGCGCGGCTTCTTCTGCCGCACCTTCGACGTCGACGTGGTCCGCTCGGTGGGCCTCGACCCGTACGCCTTCGTCCAGGACAGCGTGTCCCGCTCGGTCCGGGGCGTGCTGCGCGGCATGCACCTGCGCTCGGGCGCCGGCGAGGCCAAGCTGGTGCGCTGCTCGTACGGGAGGATCTTCGACGTCGTCGTCGACCTGCGGCCGGACTCGCCGACCTACCGGAACGTGGCCACCTTCGACCTGTCCGGCGAGACGCAGACGACCCTGTACGTCCCGGCGGGGTGCGCGCACGGCTTCCAGGCGTTGACCGAGACCGCCGACACCTCGTACCGCATCGACCGCCCGCACGATCCGGCCGAGGACGTGACGATCGCCTTCGACGACCCAGAGCTCGCCATCCCCTGGCCGCTGCCGGTCACCTCGATGTCCCGGCGGGACCGGGAGGCACCGAGCCTCGCCGAGGCCCTCAAGCAAGCAGAGAAGTGA
- a CDS encoding polysaccharide pyruvyl transferase family protein → MTPVRVGVFGLLGSGNLGNDGSLEAVLGYLRAEHPEAVVDALCGGPEAVTATFGIPATRLHWYRGEYRTASRAGAVAGKGLGKLVDAFRTAAWVRRHDVVIVPGMGVLEATLPLRPWGFPYALFLLCASGRLLRTPVALVGVGAAPIVDRPTRALVRWSARLAAYRSYRDAQSRDAMRAMGVDTARDEVHPDLAFSLPAPPASAPSGPPGVVCVGVMAFHGGNDDRARAEEIHRRYLDGTIRFVRALVEDGRPVRLLTGDEVDRPVVAAILDAVDSPLVTAAETSSLADLMKEMAAADSVVAIRYHNLICALKTGTPVLAVTYAAKSDALMTEMGLGAYCHPAREVDADRLLEQFRDLEKRSTELRQTLADRNRAAARQLAHHFTTLTTTLFPAYRKAS, encoded by the coding sequence GTGACGCCGGTGCGCGTCGGGGTCTTCGGCCTGCTCGGCTCCGGAAACCTCGGCAACGACGGATCGCTCGAAGCCGTGCTCGGGTACCTGCGCGCCGAGCACCCGGAGGCGGTCGTCGACGCGCTGTGCGGCGGCCCCGAGGCCGTCACGGCCACGTTCGGGATCCCCGCGACGCGGCTGCACTGGTACCGCGGGGAGTACCGGACCGCCTCGCGTGCGGGCGCGGTCGCGGGGAAGGGCCTGGGCAAGCTCGTCGACGCCTTCCGCACCGCCGCCTGGGTGCGCCGGCACGACGTGGTGATCGTGCCGGGCATGGGCGTCCTGGAGGCCACGCTGCCGCTGCGGCCGTGGGGCTTCCCGTACGCGCTGTTCCTGCTCTGCGCCTCCGGGCGGCTCCTTCGCACCCCGGTGGCGCTGGTCGGCGTCGGTGCCGCGCCGATCGTCGACCGGCCGACCCGGGCCCTGGTGCGCTGGTCGGCGCGCCTGGCCGCGTACCGCTCGTACCGGGACGCCCAGTCCCGCGACGCCATGCGGGCGATGGGCGTGGACACCGCGCGCGACGAGGTCCACCCGGACCTCGCCTTCTCCCTGCCGGCGCCGCCGGCGAGCGCCCCCTCGGGCCCGCCGGGCGTGGTCTGCGTCGGCGTCATGGCCTTCCACGGGGGCAATGACGACCGCGCCCGGGCCGAGGAGATCCACCGGCGCTACCTCGACGGGACGATCCGCTTCGTCCGTGCCCTGGTCGAGGACGGCAGGCCGGTCCGGCTGCTCACCGGCGACGAGGTCGACCGGCCGGTGGTCGCCGCGATCCTCGACGCGGTGGACTCGCCGCTGGTCACCGCCGCCGAGACGTCCTCCCTCGCCGATCTGATGAAGGAGATGGCGGCCGCCGACAGCGTGGTGGCGATCCGCTACCACAATCTGATCTGCGCGCTGAAGACCGGTACGCCGGTGCTCGCGGTCACCTACGCGGCGAAGAGCGACGCGCTCATGACCGAGATGGGCCTCGGCGCGTACTGCCACCCGGCGCGCGAGGTCGACGCCGACCGGCTGCTCGAACAGTTCCGGGACCTGGAGAAGCGGTCGACGGAGCTGCGGCAGACCCTCGCCGACCGGAACCGGGCCGCGGCACGGCAACTGGCCCACCACTTCACCACCTTGACGACGACCCTGTTCCCCGCGTACCGGAAGGCCTCATGA